Below is a genomic region from Phycobacter azelaicus.
ACGGGGCCGAGGCCGCGATGATGATGCGCGAAGCGGTGCGCCTTGCGCGCGAGGAACAGCGGGTGGTGGTCTTCGTGGAACCCATCGCGCTTTATCCGATGCGGGATCTGCATGGCGATAAGGATAGCGGCTGGATTCGGACCTACCCTGCGCCCGATCAGCGGATCGGAATTGGCGAGGTCGGCGTTCACGGAGACGGCACCGATCTGGCCATCGTCACCTATGGCAACGGTAGGTATCTTTCGACCCAAGCCAAGGCCGAATTGGAGGCCAAAGGCATCAAGACCCGCATTGTTGACTTACGCTGGCTGGCACCGCTCCCTACGGCGGCGCTGCTGGAGGCCACCAAGGGCTGCAAACATGTGCTGATCGTCGATGAATGCCGCACCACCGGCAGCCAATCCGAAGGGTTGATGGCGCTGTTTACCGAGGCTGGAGTCACCTCGCTTGCCCGCCACGCGGCAGGCGATTGCTTCATCGCAACGGGGCCTGCCTATGCGGCGACGCTTCCCTCGAAGGAAAGCATTGTGGCCGCAGCCCTTGACCTGACCGGAGGTGCCAAATGACCCGCACAGCTGTTCTGATCTGCCCCGGACGGGGCACCTACAACAAACCCGAACTCGGCTACCTGCACCGCCATCACGGCGACAAAGCAGACCTGTTCGCAGGCTTTGACGCCCAGCGCGCCGCCGCCGGTCAGGAGGAGGTCACCACGCTGGACGGGGCCACCCGGTTCTCAGTCGCGAAGTATTCGCGCGGAGATATCGCATCGCCGCTGATATATGCCGCATCGCTCGCCGATGCGCAGTCGCTGGCGGGTGATATCGAGGTGGTCGCGGTCACCGGCAACTCGATGGGCTGGTATATCGCCCTAGCCGCCGCCGGGGCGCTGAGCGCGGACGACGGCTTCAAGGTCGTGAACACCATGGGCACCTTGATGCAGGAGCAATTGATCGGCGGGCAGCTGGTCTATCCCTTTGCTGGCGGTGACTGGCAGAACGATCCCACCCGCAAGGCGGAGCTGCTTGAGATCGTGGCCGAGACCGACGCCCGCGCGGGCCACGATCTGGCGCTGTCGATCGATCTGGGCGGGATGCTGGTCTTGGCCGGGAACGAAGCGGGTCTGTCTGCCTTTGAAGCCGCCGTTCCGGTGATGGATGAGCGTTTCCCCATGCGCCTTGCCAATCACGCGGCCTTCCATACATCCCTGCAAGCCCCCGTCGCTGCCGAAGGGCGCAAACGGCTGGGCGCGAAGATGTTCAACCAGCCCGAAGTTCCACTTATCGACGGGCGCGGCCATCTCTGGTGGCCCGGCGCCACGGACACGCAGGCGCTTTGGAGTTACACGCTGGGGCATCAGGTGGTGGAGCCTTACGATTTCACCCGCGCGGTGCAGAACGCTGCATTGGAGTTTGCGCCGGATCTGTTCATCGTCACCGGCCCCGGCACCACGCTGGGCGGCGCGGTCGCGCAATCGCTGGTCCACACAGGCTGGCAAAGGATGACGGGCAAGGAGGCCTTCAAGAAGCGTCAGGCGGAGACGCCATTGCTGATCTCCATGGGCGATGACGCACAGCGGACACTTGTCACCGGCTAAAGCCTAGACCGCCCCATGATCGGCGGCGCATTGGCTGTGATCGCCCAGCGCCGTTAGCACCTTGCAATGACCGCCATTGCCGCCGTCACAAAGATGAGCAATCCGCTCCAGCTCAGTTGCCAGTTGCTGCAACCGGGCAATGCGCGCGCGCACCTGATCAAGCTGGGCGCGGGCGATGCGGTTGGCTTCGGCGCAATCGGTGCCAAGTTCGCCATCAAGCGCCATCAGCACCTTGATATCCTCCAGCGCAAAGCCAAGGTCGCGGGCGTGCTTGATGAAACCCAGCGCCTCCAGCCCGTCCTGCCCATAACGGCGTTGATTGCCCGCGTTGCGCCCGGCAGGCGGCAGCAGGCCGATTTCCTCATAGTATCGGATGGTGGGCACCTTTACCCCGGTGGCCTTGGACAGCGCGCCAATGGAAAACATCGCGATCCCTCTTGAACCTCTAGTGACTAGAGGCCCTAGGTTGACCTCGAATCGGAACAAAGGACAAGAGCAATGGCAGGATGTTGCGGGCATGAGGCGCGATTTGACGGGATGTCGGCGGCCTACAAAAGACGCCTGTGGATCGTGATTGCGATCAACGCGGGCATGTTCGCAGTGGAGATGGGCGCGGGCCAGATGGCAGGCAGTCAGGCGTTGAAGGCGGACGCGCTGGATTTCCTTGGCGACGCTCTCACCTACGGGATTTCGCTGGCCGTGATCGGCGCCAGCTTGCGTACCCGCGCGCTGGCTGCGCTGGCCAAGGGGGTCAGCCTGCTTATGATGGGGCTTTGGGTGTTCGGATCGACCGTCTACCACGTGTTTGTGCTGGGCATGCCGCAGGCCGAAGTCATGGGCGTCATCGGGTTCATGGCGCTGGCTGCTAATGTGACTTCGGTGCTGCTGCTCGCGGCCTACAAGGATGGGGACGCCAACGTGCGTTCGGTCTGGCTGTGTTCGCGAAAC
It encodes:
- a CDS encoding cation transporter: MAGCCGHEARFDGMSAAYKRRLWIVIAINAGMFAVEMGAGQMAGSQALKADALDFLGDALTYGISLAVIGASLRTRALAALAKGVSLLMMGLWVFGSTVYHVFVLGMPQAEVMGVIGFMALAANVTSVLLLAAYKDGDANVRSVWLCSRNDAIGNVAVMIAALGVWSTATGWPDLIVAGIMAGLFLNSAWQILVQAIAERREDLAHQH
- a CDS encoding MerR family transcriptional regulator; protein product: MFSIGALSKATGVKVPTIRYYEEIGLLPPAGRNAGNQRRYGQDGLEALGFIKHARDLGFALEDIKVLMALDGELGTDCAEANRIARAQLDQVRARIARLQQLATELERIAHLCDGGNGGHCKVLTALGDHSQCAADHGAV
- a CDS encoding ACP S-malonyltransferase; protein product: MTRTAVLICPGRGTYNKPELGYLHRHHGDKADLFAGFDAQRAAAGQEEVTTLDGATRFSVAKYSRGDIASPLIYAASLADAQSLAGDIEVVAVTGNSMGWYIALAAAGALSADDGFKVVNTMGTLMQEQLIGGQLVYPFAGGDWQNDPTRKAELLEIVAETDARAGHDLALSIDLGGMLVLAGNEAGLSAFEAAVPVMDERFPMRLANHAAFHTSLQAPVAAEGRKRLGAKMFNQPEVPLIDGRGHLWWPGATDTQALWSYTLGHQVVEPYDFTRAVQNAALEFAPDLFIVTGPGTTLGGAVAQSLVHTGWQRMTGKEAFKKRQAETPLLISMGDDAQRTLVTG